A genome region from Tursiops truncatus isolate mTurTru1 chromosome 15, mTurTru1.mat.Y, whole genome shotgun sequence includes the following:
- the LOC117308097 gene encoding tryptase-2-like, with protein sequence MLHLLVLALTLLVSLVHAAAAADQALQRAGIVGGREAPGSKWPWQVSLRFSTQYWKHICGGSLIHPWWVLTAAHCVGPQVQDPTVLRVQLREQHLYYQDELLPIRRVIPHPNYYIVENGADIALLELGDPVNISSHVHPVTLPPASETFRPGTRCWVTGWGNLHRGQPLPPPFPLKQVKVPVVENSICDMKYHTGLYTGNNIPIVRDDMLCAGNSKRDSCQGDSGGPLVCKVNGTWLQAGVVSWDDGCAQPNRPGIYTRITHYLDWIHQYVPEEP encoded by the exons ATGCTCCATCTGCTGGTGCTGGCGCTGACCCTCCTGGTGAGCCTGGTCCATGCGGCCGCTG CCGCAGACCAGGCCCTGCAGCGAGCAGGCATCGTAGGGGGACGGGAGGCCCCTGGGAGCAAgtggccctggcaggtgagccTGAGATTCAGCACCCAGTACTGGAAACACATCTGCGGGGGCTCCCTGATCCACCCCTGGTGGGTGCTGACCGCGGCCCACTGCGTCGGACC gcaAGTCCAAGACCCCACAGTCCTCAGGGTGCAGCTGCGGGAGCAGCACCTCTATTACCAGGACGAGCTGTTGCCCATCAGAAGGGTCATCCCCCACCCCAACTACTACATAGTTGAGAACGGGGCGGACATCGCCCTGCTGGAGCTTGGGGACCCCGTGAACATCTCCAGCCACGTCCATCCGGTcaccctgccccctgcctccGAGACCTTTCGCCCGGGGACTCGGTGCTGGGTGACAGGCTGGGGCAACTTGCACAGGGGAC AACCCCTGCCACCGCCATTTCCCCTGAAGCAGGTGAAGGTCCCCGTCGTGGAAAACAGCATCTGTGACATGAAATACCACACTGGCCTGTACACAGGGAACAACATCCCGATCGTCCGGGACGACATGCTCTGTGCCGGGAATAGCAAGAGGGACTCCTGCCAG ggcgaCTCCGGAGGGCCCCTGGTCTGCAAGGTGAATGGCACCTGGCTGCAGGCGGGTGTGGTCAGCTGGGACGACGGCTGTGCTCAGCCCAACCGGCCAGGCATCTACACCCGCATCACGCACTACTTGGACTGGATCCACCAGTACGTCCCCGAGGAGCCCTGA